The Gemmata palustris genome includes a region encoding these proteins:
- a CDS encoding RrF2 family transcriptional regulator, with protein MRLSRKTDYALRVLLALADRWGQGPISMNELAKQNDVPKKFLEHIMLDLKSQKWVESSPGRMGGYVLALSPERITLGQVVRHFDGILAPVGCVSISHNEACSQAPTCRFRRVLLDIRNVTAAHMDNATLAQVARNEPVADREVFSLELVGGDGI; from the coding sequence ATGAGGCTCTCGCGCAAGACGGATTACGCCCTTCGGGTTCTTCTCGCGCTCGCGGACCGCTGGGGGCAGGGGCCGATCTCGATGAACGAGCTGGCCAAGCAGAACGACGTGCCGAAGAAGTTTCTCGAACACATCATGCTCGACCTGAAATCGCAAAAGTGGGTGGAAAGCTCGCCGGGGCGGATGGGCGGGTACGTCCTCGCGCTTTCGCCGGAACGGATCACGCTCGGCCAAGTCGTGCGCCACTTCGACGGAATTCTCGCCCCGGTCGGGTGCGTGTCGATTTCGCACAACGAGGCGTGCAGCCAGGCGCCCACTTGCCGGTTCCGGCGCGTCCTCCTGGACATCCGCAACGTGACCGCGGCGCACATGGACAACGCGACGCTCGCACAGGTGGCCCGGAACGAACCCGTTGCCGACCGCGAAGTGTTCAGCCTGGAACTGGTCGGCGGGGACGGGATCTGA
- the cysK gene encoding cysteine synthase A: MPRGKTFDTVTATIGDTPMVRINRLVPPDHATVFAKCEFFQPLNSVKDRIGVAMIEAGERAGAVTADTHIIEPTSGNTGIALAFVCAAKGYRLTLTMPESMSVERRALLRALGAHLVLTPAAGGMRGAIARANELVAKTPAAWMPQQFENPANPAVHEATTGPEIWADSGHDIDAVVAGVGTGGTITGVTRFVRRFNPNFQAIAVEPVHSPVLSGGAPGPHKIQGIGAGFVPKNLDRSLVNDVVTVTNDEAFEWARRLAKEEGLMVGISSGANMCAAAKVAARPDFRGKRIVTIMNSLGERYLSTPLFEGLSG, from the coding sequence ATGCCACGCGGAAAGACGTTCGACACGGTGACCGCCACCATTGGTGACACGCCGATGGTGCGCATCAACCGCTTGGTTCCGCCGGACCACGCGACCGTGTTCGCGAAGTGCGAGTTTTTCCAGCCGCTCAATAGCGTGAAGGACCGGATCGGAGTGGCGATGATCGAGGCCGGCGAGCGCGCCGGCGCGGTGACCGCCGATACGCACATCATCGAGCCGACCAGCGGGAACACCGGGATCGCGCTGGCGTTCGTGTGCGCGGCGAAGGGTTACCGGCTGACACTCACGATGCCGGAGTCGATGTCCGTGGAGCGCCGCGCGCTCCTGCGGGCGCTGGGAGCGCACTTGGTGCTCACCCCGGCGGCCGGGGGCATGCGCGGGGCGATCGCGCGGGCGAACGAACTGGTCGCCAAGACGCCCGCCGCGTGGATGCCGCAGCAGTTCGAGAACCCGGCGAACCCGGCCGTTCACGAGGCGACCACCGGCCCGGAAATCTGGGCGGACAGCGGGCACGACATTGATGCCGTCGTTGCGGGCGTCGGCACCGGTGGCACCATCACCGGCGTGACGCGCTTCGTCCGCCGGTTCAACCCGAACTTTCAGGCGATCGCGGTGGAACCGGTTCACTCCCCGGTCCTCAGCGGCGGCGCGCCCGGCCCCCACAAGATTCAGGGCATCGGCGCCGGGTTCGTGCCCAAAAACCTCGACCGGTCACTCGTGAACGACGTGGTGACCGTGACCAACGACGAGGCGTTCGAGTGGGCGCGCCGGCTGGCCAAGGAAGAGGGGCTGATGGTCGGCATCAGCAGCGGGGCGAACATGTGCGCGGCGGCGAAGGTCGCAGCCCGCCCGGACTTCCGCGGCAAGCGGATCGTCACGATCATGAACAGCTTGGGCGAGCGGTACCTGTCCACTCCGCTGTTCGAGGGACTGAGCGGGTGA